CCACTCCGGCAATGATCCCCATAAAAGAACTTCCGGTTAAATAGGTGGCGTATACTGCGAAAAAGGCTGAATTGAGCATAATTCCCTCTAATCCAATGTTAACGACACCAGCTCTTTCGTTATACATGCCACCCAGAGAAGCAAAAGCAATAGGTGTTGCCATTCTTAGTGCTGCTTGGAAAAAGCTAATATTGATAAGAGCTACAATATTCATCATCTTAGTTTTTCCGCCGTAAAATTACAAATTTAATAAATGATGGAGCAGCAACTAAAATAATCACCAAGGATTGAATAATCAAAGATATATCCAATGGAACTTTGGTAGATCGAGTCATAGACATGCCACCGGCACGTAGCATTCCGAATAAAATCGATGCAATGATACATCCAAAGGGGTGGAGCCGTCCCACGAGGCTAACTGCGATTCCATCCCACCCATACCCAGGTGAAAATCCTTCCACAAACCGTCCGTGGACTCCAAGAACCTCGCCGGCTCCTCCCACCCCAGCAACAAAAGCACTGAATAAAAATGCCATAAGAATTCGTGAATGAACAGAAATTCCCCGGTTTTCTGCTGCTGTTGGATTTAAGCCAACAGCACAAACTTGATATCCCAGATAGGTTTTAAAAAGAAAATAAAAAACCAGCAAGCTGAAACCTAAAGAAATGAGAAAAGAAACTGAAAGCTGGGTGGGTGGTAGGATTTTAACCAAAATTGCACTGGGCTGAACAGGATTGGTTTGAGCAACCCAACCAGGAGCTTTAAAACGGTAATTTACCAAATAGCTGGTAAGGTGACTGGCGATGTAACTCATCATCATGGTTGTAATAACTTCACTGGCACCGGTAAATATTTTTAAAAGTGCTGGGATGAGTCCCCAAAGTGCACCGAAAATCCCACCAATAACTAAAGAAATAATCACATGGATTATCGGTGGAAGACCGGTTATGCTCGATCCAACAACCGCTGCCGCAAAAGCACCGATTAAAAATTGCCCTTCAATTCCAATATTAAAGATTCCTGAACGAAAAGCCAAGAGAAAAGATAATGAAGTAAAAAGTATCGGTGTAGCTTGGGTGAGTGTCTGTCCAACTGCAAATTTACTACCAAAAGCTCCGCGAAAAAGAGCGGCAAAAGCCCGTATGGGTTGATAGCCAGTTATGAGAAGAATGATGGCGCTAATCAGAAAAGCCAGTGCAATCGCTATGAGTTCAGGAAGGATAGAACTGGAACGATCGAGGTAATTTAAAGTTTTTTTCAACACGCAGTCCCTCCCATAAGCAGACCATATTGATATTCATCGGCATCGGGAGCTAATTCTCCAATTATTTGCCCCTCGTAAAGTACGATAACTCGGTCACTGATCGAACGGATTTCATCAAGATCGGCTGAAACTAAAAGAACGCCTGAGCCATTATTCTTGAGATCAATTAATTTATTCCGCACGTACTCACTGGCGGCAATATCCAATCCTCGAGTTGGTTGGGAAGCAATAGCCAGTTTTACATCACGGGAGAGTTCTCTCGCCAAAACAACCTTTTGCTGATTCCCTCCACTTAAGTTTTTTATTAAAGTGTTTTCATCAGGAGTGGCAATATCAAATTCCTGAATCTTGGTTTGTGAAAATTGATTGATAGCAACTTCATTACGACTGATTAACCCTCTTTTAAAAGGAGGAAGGTCTTCAAAGCCAAGAATAAGATTGTCTTTAACTGAAAAATCAGGAACCATTCCTCGTTTGGGCCGGTCTTCGGGTATATGAGAAATTCCCATTAGAATTCTTTTTTTAGGAGGAAAGTGAGTTATGTCTTCTTTTTGGTAAAGAATTTTTCCTTTTTGAGGTTTTTGTAAACCGACCAATATTTCAACCAATTCAGTTTGACCATTCCCCTCAACACCAGCAACACCAAGAATTTCATAAGTATGAATGTCAAAGTTAACATTTTGTAAATTTTGATGTTTTTTGCCCCCAGAGAGAGACAATTCTTTGACTGATAGTATGGTCTCGGATTGAGGGGCTTTCAATTTTTCAAATGAAAAAAGTACTTTACGACCCACCATCATTTCTGCCAAAGATTCGGGAGTTGCCTCATCAATGGCCAGAGTACCGATTTTTTTCCCTCTGCGCAGAACAGTAACCCGATCACATATACAAAAAATTTCTTTTAGTTTGTGGGAGATAAAGATGATGGTTTTTCCATTTTGGACCAGTTGACGAAAGGTCTTAAAAAGCTGATCAACTTCTTGGGGAGTCAAGACAGCAGTTGGTTCGTCAAAAATTAATATATCGGCACCTCGATAAAGGATTTTTAAAATTTCCACTCTTTGCTGAAGACCAATGGGTAATTCATAAATCCTCGCATTGAGGTCTATTTCAAAACCAGTTTTATCCAGCAGTTGTTGAAGTTCACTTATTATTCGATTTTTATCAAGAATGAAGCCCCGGCATAATTCCTTGCCGAGTATAATATTTTCCCAAACTGTCATGTTTTCGACAAGAGTGAAATGCTGATGGACCATCCCAATTCCCAATGTTATAGCTTGAGCCGGACTGTGGATGGTAACCTCTTGACCTCGAATAAAAACCTTTCCGGCATCAGGTCGATAAAGCCCATAGAGAGTGCTCATGAGAACGGATTTGCCGGCGCCATTTTCACCAAGGAGACCATGAATTTCACCTTGATTGATCGTGAGGTCAATATGATCATTGGCAAGAACCCCAGGAAAGTATTTGGTAAACCCATAAAGTGCCAGGGCTTCATTCATGAAAATATCCTATCCTCCAAATTCGGTTGGGCGTGGGACAATTATTTCACCGGTTTTTATCTTGGTTTGCGCTTCAATAACTATATCAAGAACTTCTTGGGGAAATGAAACCGAGTGGACGAAACCATATTTTTCTTCCCAAAATTCTTCTTCTTCTGATAAGCGACACATTCCAACCCAACCATCGGCAACACCTTTTTCAAGGACGCCACCCTGAAAAGTACCGTCGTATGCACTTTTGATGGTTTCATATACAGCGATATCGACTCGTTTTGTCATGCTGGCTAACATTTTCTCGTTTACATAACATTGGCAGGCATCAACACCCATGCCAAATACATCACGTTCTTTAACTGCTTCCAAAGCTCCTAATCCACTTTTACCGGCAGAAGGCCAGATAATATCAGCTCCACTATCGATTAAGCTGATAGCTAATTCTTTTCCTTTAGTGGGATCAGCCCAATTTCCCACAAAAACTCCAGGAAGAACTTCAGCGCCGGTATTTGCCCATTTCACACCTGCTTCAAAACCTACAAAAAAATCACGAATAAGAGGTATATCCATACCGCCTATCATACCGATTTTTTTGCTCTGGCTCATATTGGCAGCAACAACTCCTAGGAGGAAACTTCCTTCATTGGCTTTGAAAAGAAGAGAGGCAACATTAGGTTGTTCGACGGCCATGTCAACCAGGGCAAATTTTTGGTCAGGATATTCAGCCGCAATTTTATTTAGAGCATCTGCCTGATCAAATCCGATACAGATAATGATTTCGTACTCTTGGGACATAGCAAAATCGCGTTGATATCCCTCATACTCGGCTACTGCTTTTGGTTCGACATAATCAAATTCGACATTGAACTCTTCCTTGGCTTGAGTAGCTCCGGCAAAAGCAATATCGTTAAAGGATTTATCTCCTAATCCACCGGTTGCGCAAATTAATCCAATTTTTTTCGTGCTGGCTGCCCAAGCTTCTTGGTTGAAATTGCAGGAAAGCAATACCAGAAACAACAAAAAAAATATACAAGAAACACTCAGTACCCTTTTCAACTTTATATCCTCCTTTAATGGAATCTTTTTTTCATTCTATCCCAGTTTTATAGGAAAAACAATATTGATAAATTAAGCATATAAAGTGGCGTAGAGAATACATCCTCCTGCTGCCTAGCAGCATCAGATGAGGATGAAAATACCTATCTAAATCCGTCATTGCGATGAGGTCAACCGATTTTTGGTTGAACGACGTGGCAATCTCTACCATCCACTTTGTCATTCTGAGGAGTCCGGTGTCTTCTACCGGACGACGTGAGAATCTCATCTTTTTCAGTTCCACGATTCCTTAGTTCCAAAGCCTTTAAAGGATGAGATCCTCACACCCTCAAAAAGCGAGGGCTCAGGATGACGGATGAAAGGTGCCCTCCCCCACCGTGAAAACAGCACCCTCCAAGGAGGGGAATTGTTGAATTTATTCTTTTTCTTTTTGGTTTCATCACATTTCACTTACTCAGGTATTTTCAGGATAGGAAATTATTAAATTGAACTCATGGGATTGGCGCTTCGCTGTGCTCAAAGAAATGACGGATTAATAATTCCTTCTCCCTTGATGGGAGAAGGTGAGGATGAGGGTGAATATTTTCTTTTTTACAACTCACTTCTTATTATATTGATAGGATAGGGTATGATATAAAGAGAAAAGATAAGGGGTACCTTTTGCTATGGTTGGCAAATCAAAACTAGAATTTTTCTTATTATGCCATTGAGGATACTGTATGAATCCAAAGCGTGTTCGTGTGCTACAAAACGGGCTTGATCGAACTGGTCCAGTTGTTTATTGGATGAGTCGGGACCAGAGAGTTGAAGATAACTGGGCGCTTATCTATGGTTTAAAATATGCTGATCGAAAAAAGGTCCCATTCGGAGTGATATTCTGTTTGGTTAATGATTTTCTCGGTGCGACCCGACGTCAATATGATTTTATGCTGAAAGGTTTACAGCAGGTTCACGAAGAACTCTTAAGGTATAAAATTCCTTTTTTTTACCTCAAAGGAAATCCAAGCTTGGTATTGCCCGACTTTATCAAAACTAATAAAATTTCTTTATTGATAACCGATTTTGATCCTCTCCGAATGAAAAGGCAATGGAAAGCTCAATTGATGGAAAAATCTCCAGTTGAAATACGAGAAGTTGATGCTCACAATATAGTGCCGGTGTGGATCGCTTCTTCTAAACAAGAATACGGAGCCTATACGATTCGACCGAAAATATCTCGATTATTACCTGAATTTCTTGATGAATATCCATTAATACAAATGAATTCTTCACACCAATCGTGGCAAGGGGATTCAATCAATTGGGGCGATTTGTTTGGTAACTGTCCAGGAGACTCATCCCTTCCACCGATAACCCAGTTTATTCCCGGTTCAAGAAGCGCTTTACGACAGCTCCAACAATTTCTTAAAGAAAAAATGGATTTTTATGACAACCAACGCAATGATCCCAACGCTAATGCTCAGTCGAATCTTTCCCCCTTTCTCCATTTTGGTCAAATTTCCGCACAAAGAATTGCCCTGGAAGTTCAAAAAGCATCGATTGCAAAAGATAAAAAGGCAGCCTTTTTAGAAGAAGTTGTTATTAGGCGAGAACTTTCGGATAATTTTTGCTGGTACAATCTTAACTATGATCAATTTGCTGGATTCCCATCTTGGGCACAGCAAACTCTTAATCAACACCGCAAAGACCAGAGGGAGTATCGATACTCATTAGAAGAATTTGAAAAAGCCCAAACTCATGATCAACTTTGGAATGCCGCACAAAAAGAAATGGTTTATACGGGCAAGATGCATGGATATATGAGGATGTACTGGGCAAAGAAAATCTTAGAATGGTCGGAAACTCCTGAAATAGCCTTGCAGAGTACCATCTATTTAAATGACCGATATGAGTTAGATGGAAGAGATCCAAATGGATACGCTGGTATTGCTTGGAGCATTGGAGGTGTGCATGACCGTGCCTGGGGTGAAAGACCAGTGTTTGGAAAAATCCGATACATGAGCTATCGGGGGAGCCGCTCTAAGTTTGATGTTGATCAATACATCTCTCAATATAAAGATTGGGAAGAGTCAGTGAGGAAAGATTGAGATGAAACAATTTACCAAGCCAACCGTGGTAGTGAGCAAATGTTTGGGCTTTGATTCTTGTCGATACAATGGGCAAATGATACCAGTTGATTTTATAGAAAAAATGAAACCCAATGTTCATTTTGTTCCGGTTTGTCCTGAGGTGGAAATTGGTTTAGGAGTTCCGCGCGATCCAATACGTTTAGTATCCGTAAATGGAGATTTTAGACTGATGCAACCGACAACCGGCCATGATTACTCCGATAAAATGAAACACTTTGCCTTGGAGTTTTTGCAAAGTTTACCTGAAATAGACGGTTTTATTCTCAAGGGTCGATCTCCCTCATGTGGTGTTAAAGATGTCAAGATCTATCAAAGTTTGGATAAGGGTCCATCCATAGGGACAACTCGAGGATTCTTTAGCGAGGTAGTTTCTAATGTTTCCCCCTTTTTACCAATTGAGGATGAGGGGCGGTTATCCAATTTAAAAATTCGCGATCATTTTTATACATCCTTATTTGTTTTAGCAGATTTTCGCCAACTGCGTGATCAACCTTCACGACAACAACTGGTTCAGTTCCATACCGAACTTAAGTTGCTCCTAATGGCTTATAATCAAAGCGAAATGAGAATGATGGGGAGAATTGTTGCTCAAGTGAATAAAAAGCAAATAAAGGAAGTTTACGACGATTATCGATCTCACCTTTTAAAAGCACTTTTTCGTTCACCCAAGACTCCCTCGATGATTAATGTATTTATGCATGCCCTGGGTTATTTTTCCACTCGACTTCATACCAATGAGAAGGCTTTTTTTCTCGATTCTTTGGAGAAATATCGAGCAGGTCGAAGTACCTTTGCGACCAATCTTCAACTCCTTCGTTCTTGGGTCATTCGCTTTGACGAGCCTTATTTACAAAATCAACGTTTTTTTGAACCTTATCCCGAAGTACTCATGGAATTGGTGGATTCTAGTAAGGGTCGAGAATAGAGAGGGGGAGTTATTATGGAAAGAGATGAAATAATGGGAATGGTTCGAGATATTCTTGATCAACTCCCTGACCATATTCGAGAAAATATTATAAATTTAGAGTTTATTATTGAGGATCGTCCGAATCCGGAAATAAAACGGCAATTTCACGGAGCGATGTTATTAGGACTTTATCAGGGAATTCCTCTTCCTAAAAGAGGCCCGGGGTATACTTTTGTTCTTCCCGATCGGATATCATTATTCTATGAGAACTTAATGAAAGTGGTCCGAGATGATGAAGAATGGCCAGGAGTTTTAAAAGACGTCGTTTTACATGAAATTGGTCATTATTTTGGCTTTAATGAAATGGAAATCCGGAAATTAATGGATGAAATGAAACCAGAAGCCGAAAGGGGGATGGGTTGAAGATGGCTCATGATGTAAATTGGTATTGGCAGAAGGTGGAGGAAGTTTTTCATGATGATGCTCATATGATTGATCATACCAAAAAAGTCTTGGAATATGCTCAACAAATTATCTCCGACCAAACCGATATGAGCGAAGAGGAAAAAAGACGAACCGAGGTTGCTGTTCTTCTTCACGATATAGGAATATTGGTAGCCGAGAAAAAATATGGTTCTCGAGCGGGCAAGTTTCAACATATAGAAGGACCGCCTCTGGTTCGAGAAATAACCAAACAAGCTGGGGAGGAACCAGGCTTTATAGATCGGGTAGCATTTATAGTCGGAAATCACCATAATTTTTCCAAAGCAGATGGGACAGATTTCCAAATTCTAATTGAAGCTGATATGTTGGTTAATTTGAAAAATGAAAAGATTATAAAAAATAAACTAGCGGAATTTATTGATAATTTTTTTAAAACGAAAAAAGGAAGGGAAATAGCACGGCAAATTTATTTGTAATGAAAATGAGTCTCAATTTTTTTATTTTTTTCCTACAATTTAACTTTGGTTCGAAAACAGATATGGTATAATGTTGCGTGATTTTTCAACACCATAAACAGGAGGAATAGCTCATGGCTTTAAAAATTGATGAAGAAGCTTGTATCGGTTGTGAATTATGTGTTCAAGTATGTCCCGATGTTTTTGAAATGAATGATGATGGAAAAAGCATCATAAAACCTGGAAGTGATGAAAATTTAGAATGTGTTGACGAAGCGATCGATTCCTGTCCTACGAGTGCTATTATCAAGGAATAATTATTCAGCCCGGTAAATCCGGGCTTTTTTAAAATTTTTTTAAGAAATTATGCTTTAGGGTCTTGATATTAAAGGATAATTTCTATAGAATAAACACTGCTTGTTTAAATTAATAGAATATCTATGTGCGCCCTCATCGTCTAGCCTGGTAAGGACACCGCCCTTTCAAGGCGGCGACAGCGGTTCAAATCCGCTTGAGGGCGCCATTTTTTATAAGACAATATCCTCAAAAAACTTTAATTTGTTTGTCTCTCAAAGCAAAGCCCAAATTCATACTTTTTAAACTCACGGTGTTATAATTCAATAAGTCAGAGCACACAAGTATTCATTATCAAGTTTTTGTTAAAGTTTGTGTTGCTTATTGCAAAGAAATAGATATAAAAACCCATTCATTTTGATATATCTTCAATGATGGGATGAGGGAGTAAAATATTTAATTGAAATGAGCTTACATAATTCCTTCTCCCTTGATGGGGAGAAGGTGAAGATGAGGGTGAAAATACTTACCAAAAACTGTTATTGCGAGGAGTCCAACCGATTTTTGGTTGGACGACGTGGCAATCTCTACTACCCACTCCGTCATTCTGAGGAGCGTATTTTGCGACGTGAGAATCTCATCCTTTAAAGAATTTATAAAGAATGAAAAAGCCTAAAAAGATGAGATCCTCACGCCCTCGAAAAGCGAGGGCTCAGGATGACGTCGATGGTGTCCGATGAGTATCCTCATGGCCTTAGATACTGAGGGGGAGAGGGCGAGAGCTCAGAATGGCCGATGAAAGAATTTGTTTGATGGTATTTTCAGGATAGAAATATTTTTAACTTTGGAGGATAGAAATGAAAATTGGGATGTTTGGCCTTCCTTTAACTGGGAAGACAACCATTTTTTCTCTCTTAGCTGGTATTCCCTTTGATGGTTCTTTTAAAACTGAAGCTGATGAAAAAATTTCTCGAATTAAAGATGAGAGATTAGATACCTTGGCAAAAATATATAATCCACTCCGGGTAGTTTATGCCACTTTAGATTTTGTTGATATTCCCAGCTTTGACATGACTGCAGATAAAAAGGAAAAAAACAAAATATTTCAAATGATTCAAAATGTTGATGCACTCTTATTGGTAATCAGAGCTTTTCGAAACGACCAAGTTCCTTTCCCATTAGGTAACGAAACGCCTCGACAACAATTAGAAGCTCTTCGAACCGAGCTTATTATAAGGGACATGGAAGTCGTCGAAAATCGAATTCTTCGTCTGCAAGAGCAAAAGAGAAAGAAAAAACCCACTCCCGAAGAAGAAAGAGAAGAGGTGTTATTAGGTTTGATTCAAAAGGAGTTGGAGGATGGAAATTTTGCTTCTCGTCTTCAATTGACCAACGAAGATAAAAAAGTATTAGGATCTCTGGCTTGTTTTACCTTAAAACCAATTATAACGGTTGTGAATGTCGATGACGAACAATTGTTAGCAGATGACTTTCCAGGAAAACAATTAATCTTGGATGAATGTACCAAACAAAACTTTGCCTATTTGATTATATCAGGAAAAATCGAATCGGAATTGGTTGAACTTGATGAAGAAGCAAGAAAAGAATTTATGGCTGAATTAGGTATTCAGAAAGCTGGAATCCAGCGGTTAGCACAAGTTGTTTTTGATCATATCGGTTATATTTCATTTTTTACCGTTGGGAAAGATGAAGTACGTTCTTGGACCATAGAACGAGGAGCAACTATGAAAACAGCTGCAGCAAAAATCCACACCGATTTAGCTCGAGGATTTATTAAAGCAGAAGTTATGAAATTTTCTGATCTCATTCGCTTGGAAACTGAAGAAAAGGTTAAACAAGCTGGACTGTGGAAGTTAGCTGGAAAAGATGAAAATGTTGAAGATGCCGATATTATTACCATACGATCCAGCCTCTAATCAAGCTGTCTTAAAAAGATTATTCTTTAAAATTTTTTGTTTAAAGAAATGGAGTATGCCAATGATAAAAAAGATGGTTTTCATTATTCTTCTTTTTCTTTTAATAATGGTATATTTCCCAAATAGATTTTCTGCTGCAGAAAATCAAAATTTGTTTGAGGGCTGGACCGACTTCTATGATGAGCTATTTGAAATATCATTCGTGTATCCTGAAAGCTGGACGAATTACACTTCGCAAGAGAGAGGAGTAATTTTAGTCTTGCCCGATGGAGTTGGGATGTTTACTTACCGTTATTCACCGCTCTTTAACGAAAAAATGAATTTATCTGAGTTTATTTCACAAAATCGAGAAACATTACAAGAAATGGGTGCCGAATTTATTGAGGATGAATATATAACATTTTCCAATGCTCCCGCTTATAAGCTGGTATATGCTTTGCCGCTGGGGAAAGATACTCAAAAATATCTCACGGTATGGTGTTTAATTGAGGATAATGTCTATATAACAACATTCAGCCATCAATCTCAGTATTTTGACCAATACCGATTAGAAGTAGATAAAATCATTGACCATATGGTTATAATTAAAGATTAAATAAAAAAGCCCTTTACCAATGAATTAGTAAAGGGCTTTTAGGAATAAATAATTTGAGATTCAATTAATTGGCTGGTTTCCCTTCAGGAGGAAGAATAACCATATCGACAAAATAGATAATCGCATTGGAAGCAGCTAAAGAGGTAATGACACTAATCTTTTTATTAACTAAAATTGGTGGATTGGTAAAAAGAACATTCAGCAGATGACCATTCAAGGTTTTATAGGATTTTCCTTCACGGAAATCGTCGACAGAAAGACGAACTGGTATAACGTGATAAGTTAAAATTTCGATTAATTTCTGCTTATTCTCAGGCAACAATAGCCGATCAAGTTTTCCTTCGGGAAGATTAGCAAAAGCTTCGTTGGTTGGTGCAAAAATTGTGTATTGGCCATTGTTCAGCTTGTCGCCAAGACCAGCAGCTTCAACGGCGGCTACAAAAGTACTAAGTTCATCTGCCATTTTGGCAGTATCCATGGCATTCACATAGTTGGTAGTTTGAGCGAGAGCAATACCCGAGAGGAGCGAAAGCGATAAAGCAACTACAAAGCTGACAAGGACAAGTCTTTTTGCTGTCATTTTAATTACCCCTTTAATTGTATTAGCACTTTTTAACGTGTGCTTTGACTGAGTAACTATATCATTTTTTTAAAAAATTTGTTACAGGTATTTATAAAAATTTTTTAATTGGCCTATTTACTAAATATAATAATAAACATGCTTAAATTACAAACCCTTCTTTCTCTCCTGAAAACCCACGGGCTTGATAAATCAAGCTCTTTCCAAAGAATATTTTAAAAATGTAGGGGTGTAATTCATTGTGCCCAATTCTTGGGTTTTCATCCTCACCTGGTGCTGCTAGGCAGTATGAGGATCTATCCTGAAAATACTGGAAACAGTGAAAAGTGATCAAACAAAAAATGAGAAATGCACACCCCCCATTTAATCCCCCCTCAATGGTGGAATATATTTAATAATTCCTCTCCTAGGAGGGATATCGCTGCGCGGCGGGGAGGGTAACTTTCTATTTTGAATGGTTATCCCGAGATCCGATAAAGAAAAATGTATAAAAGATGAGATTCTCACGACGCACAATATGCTCCCCAGAATGACGGACTAGTGAAAATGTATTTACATTATAATTTCTTGACACAACCTGGCATGAGAATCTGTCAAGGGGTAAAAGAGTAAATTTAAAAAATATTTTTAAAATCAAGTTCTGGTTTTTTAAAAAGTAAGTGACTTCTATCGTCACCTTTTTAAATTTGAGATATAATAAAAAAGAGGGGAAACCAGCAAAGAAATCTTTTGATAAATTTATATTTAATACCTGACTTTTCCCCATAAAACCCTCAGCTTTCCACGCATTATTCTTTTATAAGTCAAACAGTTGCTATAAAGTATTTTAATTTAAACTAACTAACAAAAAAGAGGGATATCTATGAAAATGAAACTCTTGGTTATCTGGATTTTCGTTATTTTTTTTGTTCTTAGTTCTCAATCGACCTTTAGTATGGCTCAAACTCCTTCTTCTCCAATAAATGAAGCCGATCTAACCGAAGAGAAGGCATCTTCAGTTCCCACTCATGATGAAAGTCGTCAAGCCGATGTAAACGATAGTTTATCGTGTTTTGATTTTCAGTTTACCTGTGAGTATGGAACACCCGAAGAAGTTCAAGAAGCGATTAAGAATGGTGCCGATATCAACTGCCAAGATGAAGAGCTGGGGTGGACTCCTTTAATGAGTGCGATGCTCAATGAATCAGGGCAAGAGATTGTCACTCTTTTGGTCGGAGCTGGTGCAAATGTAAATGTGACAAGCTGGTCGGGCATTAATGCTCTTATGTTGGCTGCTGAATCCAGTGAGAGCAGCTTGGTGAAATATTTACTGGATAACGGAGCCAAAGAGTATATTAATGATACCGAATCGGAATATGGTTTCACTCCGCTCATTTGGGCGGCCAAGAATAATGATACCAATGGCGGGGAGGTTATCCAAGTTTTAATCGATCATGGAGCAGATGTTAGCATAAAAGATAAGAATGGATTTACAGCTATTCTATATGCAGCAATGTTAAACAGAAATGAGGATGTGATTCGCACCCTAATTCAGAATGGAGTTGATATTAATCAAATTGGACCCAAGAATGTGACGCCCTTGATGGGGGCTATAAGTATGAATTCCAATATTAATATTACTAAATTATTACTCGATTCGGGGGCCGATGTCTCCGTCATCAGCGAGGAGGGGAAAAAGGCAATTGATTATGCTCTGGAGTTAGAAAGATTTAAAGGAACTGAGATATTACGACAATTGGCTGAAATGAGTGGAGTAGAGATTGCACAGCCAATGGTTTCGCCCGATATAGAAACTGCACCTTCACCTAATGTTGAAATAACTATCACTCCATTGCCTACAGGAATAATAACGCCGGAGATCACCCCTACTCCTGTTCCAACCCAAGCTCTTCCTTCTATGGTTTATGCCGATCCGTCAGGAAAATTCACTCTTAATTTCCCAACTGGGTTTGTTTTTTCGACTTATGTAGCAGATAGGGGTATGATTGGTGCAAACTACCGCACCCCCAATGAAAAAGCCTATTTAGAAGTACGTAGTTTCCCATCTTCCCAAGACTTGCAGCTTTACCTCTCTCAGCATATAAAAGATATGGCTTTACGGGGAGAAAGTTCGATTACCTCTAACGGTA
The nucleotide sequence above comes from Candidatus Atribacteria bacterium ADurb.Bin276. Encoded proteins:
- a CDS encoding beta-methylgalactoside transporter inner membrane component, with amino-acid sequence MLKKTLNYLDRSSSILPELIAIALAFLISAIILLITGYQPIRAFAALFRGAFGSKFAVGQTLTQATPILFTSLSFLLAFRSGIFNIGIEGQFLIGAFAAAVVGSSITGLPPIIHVIISLVIGGIFGALWGLIPALLKIFTGASEVITTMMMSYIASHLTSYLVNYRFKAPGWVAQTNPVQPSAILVKILPPTQLSVSFLISLGFSLLVFYFLFKTYLGYQVCAVGLNPTAAENRGISVHSRILMAFLFSAFVAGVGGAGEVLGVHGRFVEGFSPGYGWDGIAVSLVGRLHPFGCIIASILFGMLRAGGMSMTRSTKVPLDISLIIQSLVIILVAAPSFIKFVILRRKN
- the rbsA_5 gene encoding Ribose import ATP-binding protein RbsA → MNEALALYGFTKYFPGVLANDHIDLTINQGEIHGLLGENGAGKSVLMSTLYGLYRPDAGKVFIRGQEVTIHSPAQAITLGIGMVHQHFTLVENMTVWENIILGKELCRGFILDKNRIISELQQLLDKTGFEIDLNARIYELPIGLQQRVEILKILYRGADILIFDEPTAVLTPQEVDQLFKTFRQLVQNGKTIIFISHKLKEIFCICDRVTVLRRGKKIGTLAIDEATPESLAEMMVGRKVLFSFEKLKAPQSETILSVKELSLSGGKKHQNLQNVNFDIHTYEILGVAGVEGNGQTELVEILVGLQKPQKGKILYQKEDITHFPPKKRILMGISHIPEDRPKRGMVPDFSVKDNLILGFEDLPPFKRGLISRNEVAINQFSQTKIQEFDIATPDENTLIKNLSGGNQQKVVLARELSRDVKLAIASQPTRGLDIAASEYVRNKLIDLKNNGSGVLLVSADLDEIRSISDRVIVLYEGQIIGELAPDADEYQYGLLMGGTAC
- the tmpC gene encoding Membrane lipoprotein TmpC precursor, whose amino-acid sequence is MKRVLSVSCIFFLLFLVLLSCNFNQEAWAASTKKIGLICATGGLGDKSFNDIAFAGATQAKEEFNVEFDYVEPKAVAEYEGYQRDFAMSQEYEIIICIGFDQADALNKIAAEYPDQKFALVDMAVEQPNVASLLFKANEGSFLLGVVAANMSQSKKIGMIGGMDIPLIRDFFVGFEAGVKWANTGAEVLPGVFVGNWADPTKGKELAISLIDSGADIIWPSAGKSGLGALEAVKERDVFGMGVDACQCYVNEKMLASMTKRVDIAVYETIKSAYDGTFQGGVLEKGVADGWVGMCRLSEEEEFWEEKYGFVHSVSFPQEVLDIVIEAQTKIKTGEIIVPRPTEFGG
- the phr gene encoding Deoxyribodipyrimidine photo-lyase; this translates as MNPKRVRVLQNGLDRTGPVVYWMSRDQRVEDNWALIYGLKYADRKKVPFGVIFCLVNDFLGATRRQYDFMLKGLQQVHEELLRYKIPFFYLKGNPSLVLPDFIKTNKISLLITDFDPLRMKRQWKAQLMEKSPVEIREVDAHNIVPVWIASSKQEYGAYTIRPKISRLLPEFLDEYPLIQMNSSHQSWQGDSINWGDLFGNCPGDSSLPPITQFIPGSRSALRQLQQFLKEKMDFYDNQRNDPNANAQSNLSPFLHFGQISAQRIALEVQKASIAKDKKAAFLEEVVIRRELSDNFCWYNLNYDQFAGFPSWAQQTLNQHRKDQREYRYSLEEFEKAQTHDQLWNAAQKEMVYTGKMHGYMRMYWAKKILEWSETPEIALQSTIYLNDRYELDGRDPNGYAGIAWSIGGVHDRAWGERPVFGKIRYMSYRGSRSKFDVDQYISQYKDWEESVRKD
- a CDS encoding Possibl zinc metallo-peptidase, whose product is MERDEIMGMVRDILDQLPDHIRENIINLEFIIEDRPNPEIKRQFHGAMLLGLYQGIPLPKRGPGYTFVLPDRISLFYENLMKVVRDDEEWPGVLKDVVLHEIGHYFGFNEMEIRKLMDEMKPEAERGMG
- a CDS encoding HD domain protein, yielding MAHDVNWYWQKVEEVFHDDAHMIDHTKKVLEYAQQIISDQTDMSEEEKRRTEVAVLLHDIGILVAEKKYGSRAGKFQHIEGPPLVREITKQAGEEPGFIDRVAFIVGNHHNFSKADGTDFQILIEADMLVNLKNEKIIKNKLAEFIDNFFKTKKGREIARQIYL
- a CDS encoding Ferredoxin-2, which translates into the protein MALKIDEEACIGCELCVQVCPDVFEMNDDGKSIIKPGSDENLECVDEAIDSCPTSAIIKE